AACAGTGAGGGGAGATGCTACGACTGTGAAAACAGCACACGAGGGGGGGAGCGAGGGAGATTGTGGGTGTGTTAGCGCGTGAGAGAAAAAATAGGggaagggagggagagaggagagaaataaaaacagcacaagAGGACAGCAGGCAGCACGGAGGAAAAAATCCCTCTGAGGTTCCACCATGTTCCTGCAGACTGTCTCCATCCTCTTCCTCTCGGCCGTCCTCTTCGGCTGCCTGGAAGGTAAGGTGAAACTCTCCCTCGCATCTGATTGCGATGTTGGAACGGGGCGGTTGGGACCAGATCTGGGTGGGAGGGAAAGAGGCATAATGCTATGATAACCAGACCGGTTCAGGAGCTTCGGATGCTGGAGTTTTCACGCATGTCTGAAGATTTGAGGTGTGTTAAAGCATGATGGGAGGCACAGGAAGCtccaaaaaggaaaaaaaaggagTCCAAATTTGATTACGACACACGATTTCCTCTGCAAACTGTTGAGCAAGCCAGTTGATGCACACAGTTTACCATACTTAAAGATGGGTTCCAGGTGTGTTTCTGTGTTGAATTCTTCTGCTGGTTTGTGATTTCTGTCTATGCCAGGGAAGGGTGTGCAAATGCAGCGAGATGTTCAGTGCTGCATGCAGTACTCTCACGGCAAAGTCCGGACCAAAGATGTCCTGAGGTATGAGAGGCAGACGGAGGGGCCGGATTGCAGCATAAGAGCCATCATGCAAGTATTCCAGGCATCCTGGAGCAATCACAGACATGGAAAATATGCCCTATTAAAGCTCACAGGCATTGCCGTCTAAGCAGGTCAGATTTTTATTACTGAGAGCAGTAATTGTCAGGCAAGTAGAGCAAAAGAATGCACTCAGGCTGGGTGGACAATGCCCAAACTGTTTCTTCACCGAAGCCAATTTGGCCTGGGCTGACTTGAAGCGTAGCAGATTAAGAGATTTGGGATTTGCCGTATGTAAAGAGAGAGGTTTTGGAGGGAGCTCTCGAGATCTTGGCGCTCATGTTCTCGCTTGTTTCAATCATGACAGATTGTACACCAAAAAGGCGGTGAAGTGCGCTGATCCAAGGGACAGGAAGGTGAAGAGGTTACTACGGAAACTGAACCAGAGGCTGGGAGCCAAAGCCCGCAGGACCATGTGGCTACATCCGCATATGAATCTGCCCGTCATGTCGGAGGTAAGATCTGCGTGGATTTAAGGAAGTAACGGCACCATCGGTGTCCAAATAAAACTCTCTATGGTCCAGAAACGGAGTGTCTCGAAGTGTCATTTTCTCTTTATTGACAGGTCGCTGTTGTTAACTCCCAAAAGATGAACAAGGTAAACAAGAATCAGCAGGATGCCATTTCAGTGCAACAGTTCTGgaagtaaaaatcccattcTTTTTTTCCTTCGATAAACTGATTTCTAGCAATAATGTATCAACCCAACAGACCTACCGTAAGCTCAGAGGTTAAGCAGTTATATGATTCTGTATACAGGCACAATCAATATGATTTTAActtaatatgaaacaaaattTTCTAATTTGGTAAGTTCCTAGTGAAGAACTACACTACTATAATCCTGATGAGATATCCACCAATCAGTGAAGTCGCCGTTACCATGGAAACAGAAATTTCAATCGTCCAATCCCATGACGAGTTGTATATAAGAATGCATGGATTTATAATTATTCTGAcctagcctatatatatatgtaatgacCAATATCAATATCAAGACTACTCAAGCCAATATATTTCCGATATCACCCGATAATGTCTAATATCAGTCGATATGGTATCGTGTCACTAGCTGTGAAAGGCTTAATCGAGTCTACCTACAATTTCAATCAACTTAGATTTCTATATATTTCATATgctgtgttttgcaatacaccTGGTGTTCCATAGGCGATTAATAATTAAGAACTTTATAGTCACTAGTTTTATATTGTACCAGTTTCTGATTCATTTACGCAATTCGTAAAGCTTCATGAGATGAACAGTTCACTCATTCAAAAAATAGTTTTTCTGTACCACTgtccagtttttttatttttctttcagattTTCCCTTTTCTGCTTTGAAACTAATTTTATAATCTAGTCTATTCGGTTTATGTTATACTTTCATGTCTTTGTAATCTTTGTGAATAGCCTACTGAAGTAATCacagttgttgttttctttccttttaGACCAAGTGAATGTTGAAGGAAGACAGGTGATTCATGAAACTCCAGCCTTCTCGCGTGTCACTGTTTTCTTATATGTTCTTATAAGAAAATACATGTAGACTCATAGCATTCACTACCAAACAGTATGTTATCCAGATATATTGTGATATTTAGATGTCCTCTCAAATGACTGTTAATCTATATGCCAAAGTATTCTTCTCTGAGACTTGTCAAAGGTTGTTTATAATCTCTGCAGCTATGTATAGTCTCTATAACTTATACAAGCTCTTCTATAGAGTCCAGTAAGCTGGTATGACTGTTCTCGATCAATTTATAGTGCAATTACAGATTATCTTGTGTATGTTAAAGCACaactaatttttatatataaaaataaatgaaaatagtgagtatgattttgttttttattaaaactactAAACCGCGTTTTTCGCCAGGGTAAAAGTAGGCCACGTTTCACGCCGGTAATTTAGAAGCTGGGTTATCTCAGCTTTTTACCCGGGTTATGAAAGCCTGCTCCGAAGAAGGGTTAAAAGCGCTTTTGCGCAGTGTTTGAATTGCGTTAAAGCTCTTGGGGTTAACCAGAACCCACCCCCCCCACACAAAAAagttcacagcagtgacagaaattaatcttttccaacaagtttaaagtgatttttaccttttatgggcatttcaAAGCCTTTTGTTTTTCTAGAAGTGTGCATTATTTTGCGTCAAATTCttatatttaatcaataaagtcaattagaataataaaacatttggggctgttaccaaacaaataaaatcattatcaacaaaattcatctttgcaatgcagaggaaacacagaagctgcatctgaagaggcatttagatgtatttatttatacacacactgtaggacatgaatgcatttaacctgcagtttacaaattttaaatgaaaaggtactttaaatgtgaaattaaaacctcCAGTAGGTGTCAGTAAgacactgttaataagtgagtcattgcgactgaaccgaatcatttaaacggttgattcattcaggaacaaaacaccatcatgttgctcagagacgaaAAACAGTGCAGTTGCTGTGTTTGGgacagaggcggacaaagtacacaacttccttacttgagtgaaagtacagataccactggtcaaatactactccactacaagtgaaagttgtaaagacaaatttttacttaagtaaaagtacggaagtacatgtttttaaaagtacttaagtatcaaaagtaaaaagtaaatgcattgttttattgtcgcattgttgtatacttacaataccttatgccactaatgcaacctactgaatacactgattagcttgtattatctttggaattaagagcttttatgttaccaaacctatagaaatggaacaactgaatgaagataatcatctttatttttgtatttaacacCAGGAGTGTtaactacattgaactcattttaatactttttttaaagttacaaagttctttttcaaagagatattgaagtctatgatatggttcattttaggcaaacaaagcaaacattgaaaagaaaacaaacctttagtctcttcagaaaactggatcgtactctctcagtatggccacGGGTTTGCAGGTTGCACCAAATAACCAtcttttgaattttgccatcaactgatcagtgttcataaaatactcagaaatcagtgaagttcacaacatgtggctagggttgggtattgtttgaattttatccattccgattctgattctgcttattgatttcaattcttattgattcccagtttagattccaaagttttcatttaacgtactttttgatcatttgtttgcacagaagaagaaaaaaagcatttatgtgcagtgttttgacaataaaataatgttcagattcgtatacttccctgaccagtttttagcagcaatttaccagtaggccaaagtttatatatatatatatatatatatatatattagaaaagtGAGGGCAGCaatttttgacagatatattagcctaccatttgtattgccatagtttaactacaaaaatcaaactatagttaatataatgaaactatggtaaatttgtggttactgaagttttactacaaatagcatatggttactatagtgagataatagtaaatttgtggatactgtgattttactgcaaataccatagttatggttactatagtaaaaacatggttaattttccaaagggctttaaagagttaacacatgcccttttagagcgcttttagctgtaCAGTAGCacggacgtttacattagtttagcggggaagatcccgaggttgccagatttgcgcaaaaaaaaaaaaaatcagccaaatgtccattcaaagcaAGGCGGAAAACttcaggcttagaaatactgtaacacttggcaacacaggaaggtactggcagatcgcaggccggattttcgcagaaaaaaaggttcagtgaatctgaaaatgcacacactgtaaaaactgctaattataacgactttctacttggtgaccttgatataaatgtagttgagtaaaaagtacgatatttgtctttcaaaagttaaagtcgcaagtttccagaaaaaataatactcgagtaaagtacagatactcaaaaagtgtacttaagtacaatactcaagtaaatttacttcgttactgtccacctctggtttgggattatttttgttgtcgaaatagagcaaaaacaggcaatatggtgtctaaaacgcaagTCTATTGATAttaacttgtttattgaactgttgtataggctaaaatcagtatcacatttgtgatttttgtgaGAAATgtcactcttcgtgtgatattgattaactatatgaaatgatatagcctaaatatatacattttctgcccccatgtcttgaatgcattttattagactgaatcatgccgtgaaagaacacactctaaatgaGCACAGTTAGTATAGTTAAGTACTCATAACTCCTGTTATAATCTTTATGATAAATTAATCTCTTTTATCGTACGTCCATCTGCACTTTTGTTGCTTTATGATGAGGGAATTCGCGAGTTTCAGTCTAAACAAAATTCAGCGATGACtaatctgaacgcctctgattggccactgcatTCCTAaactcaacagaatcgtgtgtgattggttataatgagcaacgctgtaaaaataaaacacgaTGTTAACATGAGCTATTTTTAGTCTAAATGTAATACAGCAATCGAAtcctttcatttaattttcattctCACTAGTTTCATGTTTCaagtattatagttttattgaaAAACTAGGGAGGGGACCCCCCAAGTATATTTTTTGGGATGTTATGGGGGGGTCCTAATGCATATGGGAGGTCCTTTTGCGTTTTCAAACGTACAATGTGAAAGGACATGTTAATGATATGTGAATGTTAGAATGGCTAATCCTTAGCAACTTTGGTCATTCATGGAAACGGGTGTTGTAGCCTAAACTAAACAGTCATTTCGCGTTTGAGAGGAAAATGTCAAATAGTTACGTGAAGAGGAGTGAAGACTGTTATTCTTACCTTTATAGTCCACCGAAATGTCCAGTCAGGGTAAATTTGATAAACATAATAGGAGGACAAGCAGTATGCCGTTGTAAAAAACGGTTGCTTGCTGTATTCGTCCAATCAGCAACACGGACCTTGGCGCGAATTTTTAAATAAGAACTTTTGCCGGGGTTTAGGAACATACAGTGTTAAAGTCACTTTATGAATACCCAGGATTAATTGTTAACCTCATGTAAATTATGAGCAGTGTGATATCCCTTTAGCAGGGGTTTAGAATGACCCAGGGTTAATTATTTCACGtgtgaaaaaaatacatatttgagcAGCTTTTAGGTTAGATGAGCTTAATGAGATGACTTCTTTGACAACATTAGCATcttaaaatattgagatataagATTAGACttgttttacaaataattataatcaagaatattaacaaaaataattctaTAAGTTTCCAGCATCTCTGCAAAATATTGCAAATAGGCTACCACTACACAACACAACATTATTTACTGACCATATTCATGTGGCTTGtgtcaaaaaatatttttctgtaatGAATAAATCGCTATTATTTTTCCTATAACAGAGCTGAGCTATTGCGCTTTCCAGTGCAAGTAAATTTATACTGAGAGCAACTATAAGGTCatttttgtttgatcaaaagaaagaaagagaaaagaaatgTCAGATTCTTTACATTTCATGCAagtggcagacacttttatcaaAAGCAACAGCATTCAAGATACTCATTATCagttcttgctttccctgggaatcaaacccatgacttGGCATTAACAGCACTGTGCGCTGCTATTTGAGTTACAGGAATGATATAGAAAAGTTCCAGTGACATATTTCCAATTTCCATTTTCAAaagattgatgaatgatacacATGTCCATCTATCAATTCACAGACACATGCATTCAGGTAAAAATTCCTGAATCCATTACACACCACTAGAGGATGCTGTTTTGTTGATATGCTGTTATTCGGTGACAGTGTTTTGTGGTTTGTTTTCAACAAGAGAACACTGTAAACTGAGTAATTTTATTCCTGAGCCCTTTATTCATCTTaacaccttccagaattcaaaATACCAAATAATTCAAGTCAAATATATGCCCACACTAGACCATTAACTCAAAAGGGCAAACTCAAAATTAATAAGTGGGTAGTTGACATATCAATGTGTCCTATAatgtgacagcaaaaatgtaattttttgtgaaaaattttttatttgtatgttgttgttttttctgcatttttgctgtcacaccataggacacagtccaatttttatttgtcaactacccaagtacagtacagtacaaaatGGTACCATATAAATACTTATTTATAAGTAATATTAAACAACATTACACCATTTTCACATAGTTTGCATTTAAAAGCAATCTCTACTAAAAGTATATACTGTGGATTCAAACTTAAGAGAGAGGATTTTGAAGTGAATCCATTTGACTAATACTGATATGAGACCTTTGGAGACTGTGGTAGATTCAAGTATTTCACACAGACACATGTGCAATACGGGCAGCACAATCTGAGGATATTTATAAAGCTGGCAAATAGATctcaaaaaatacttaaaacaaCCAGCAAAGCACAACACAAACTGGCTGGAGAACCAGAACACACTAGAATAATCAGTCATATTCCACcacaaaactaaaatattattccTCATAAACCACTCTTCACAAAAACTTTACACCCTGCTGATGTGTGCCATCAAGAATAAATCCAaacaaataatgttaataaaagccattcttaaaggaacagtacacccaaaaatgacaattctgtcatcatttaccaaacagttgacggtagccattgacttccatagtattttttccataccatggaagtcaatggataGCGCTGACTTCTGgttacaaacattcttcaaattatcttctttagtgttcaacagaagacagaaactcatacaggcCTCATGGAACAAGTGgagggtgattaaatgatggcagaattttcatttttggatgaactgtccctttaataagGGAGGAATTATACATATGTACTTCACAGTCCATCATGAAACAATAAGGCAAAAGCtaaattcatcaaagaaacattacataatataaataattgattacaatatcatataataaacaTCTACAAAATTAACATCATTGTTAACCTAGATAACAAAACCACAATAAGAACATCAAAGTAACTCAAAAATGTTCCCTTTGTCTCCACATGTATCATCTATGAGTTTGGCATTGTGTGTATGAGGTAATACAGCATTAAGTAATAATGCATGTTTAATGACATCAACCAActctaaaacaatatttatactttaaacAATTTACAAAGACCTTGATGTTTTTAACAGTCTCAAATCAGCATTATAAAACTAGCATAGTGTTGTTTTAATTGGGTGCTACTGTGCCTTGGATGTGatttgtttcaaagtaaattaaaatactgatgGATAAAACCACAAATCCATCCTGATCTCACagcaaatttatattttttacaaggtGGCTAATTCATACAAATTCGTATGAGCTTGAAAAATCGTACTTATTTCATGAGGTGGCAAATTTGTACAAATGACCACCCCTAACCCCaccttaaacctacccctcacagaaaAGCAGTGAGCGTGAGCATGTTCTaattttcagaaaaatgtttaatataacaGTGCTTTAAGTGTGAACAAGTTTGCCTCGCATGTTCCAAAAAGTGAAGCTAAAACATTTTGATCGCCATCTGGTATACAGGTCATAAACCAcaccctctccatgtaaacaaaTGGGATGTAAGCCAAActtaaaaatcaaataacacTTGAAATTAATTTTTCCCAGAGATGGTTTCCATCATTTTAGGTAGTTCTTATCATGCTGATATAGACCAATTTGGAGTAGATGTCACAGTTATGTCACCTGCAGCTGTGTGCGCATTGTGGTGGCAGAAAAACACTCGTCACAAGTGGAGGGAAATGGGTAAAATCTATggaataagagaaaaaaaatgtattgttgtagtgcctttggatgtcagaatcggaatgcaaatcatttttatagaataCCGTCGTCAAAGACTAAAGAGACTAATGTTTAAATGGACAGACTATGGACTATACATTTACCTattttatctcaaaattctgactttttctcgcaAATGCAAATTTATATCTTTAGAACTGGATTTAACTCATCAATATCGAGTTTGtaaattctgaggaaaaaatccagaactgtgggatataaactcatGACTTCgtatcagaattgtgagatataatctcgGAATTGCGagaataaaatcagaattttgaaatataaattcaaatataccttcttttttttttgctttttgtcttttattccATGGCTTCCATAAACTGCTACTTGAAAACTGTCATTTTCTAGCACCAGATAGTCTCTGCCCACAAAAACCATCATCACTGTTTGCAAACACCGAATTGGTCTATATGTtcaagtgtttgtttttctaaaatggttgattttagttagttatttgatgctataaaaacggggtGTGGTGTCATGATTGAGGGCTTGTGATTGGATCTGTGGGAGCTTGGGTGGGATTTTGATACCGCAGCTCCACCTCATGATCACTACTGGCGCGGGCTCCAActgaatcactactgcacacACTTGGGACCCaaatctttttttacagtcCGTTGGTGTGAACTATAAAGATTTGAGGATAATTACATTGTGGTTTCACTGTTGCGATGTTTGAGAGAGTCGTTCTCCTGACAGATCAGCTGGTATGGCTTTTCATTCTCCTCGATCACAGAGTTGCTGATTTCCACATCCTGGTTCTCGAGTTCCTGTCGTGACAGATGCTCAACGATCCCAGCACCGAATGAATCTCCCAGCACGTTGGTGGTGGTCCTGAGTCGATCCCTGAACaaccacacaaaaacatttacattaaatccGTTTTCTTCAGGTGTGAGTGGTGTTTGACCATGAAAAGCTCACCACCGCAATGCTGCTAAtatgttgctaaggtgtttagagtggtttttagcatgttgctagggtgttgtgggtggttgccagggtgttacTATACAGACACTAatgtgttctgattggttgaggcGTTATGAGTGGTTTCTAGCTTGTTATTATGCAGTTTCTAGGGTGTTACTTTGCAGGTGCTAAAGTGTTCAGATTggttttttgtttggttgtttgttgctatgcagttgctagggtgttgtgggtggCTGCCAAGGTGTTGGcaggcagttgctagggtgctgtattTGCAGGTGTTAAGGTGTGCTGGGTGATTTAGCATGTTGCTTTGTAGTTTCTAGGGTGTTTCCAAGGTGATGCTATGCAGATGCTAATGTCTTCTAATGGTTTCTCTcatgttgctagggtgttagaatggttgccaaggtgttgctatgcaggtGATATGGTGTACTGAGTGGTTGAGGCAAGGAATTTTGTACAATGatgttatgcagttgctagggtgatgTGGGTGGTTTCCAAGGTGTTGCTATATAGTTGCTGTTGTGTTGTATGCCATTGCCAAGAAATTCTCTAGGAGGCTTCTAGGGTGGTTGCCAAGGTTTACAAAAAGTACCTGCACTGTGGAAGCGGTCTACAGTGGTTCCAGTACCTAAAAAGCAAAATGTACAGGGATTGGACGATTTTAGACCTGTGGCGCTGACATCCCTagttatgaaatgttttgaaagattAGTTAAGAAAGAAATTATGCAAAGGACACAGAGTTCTTTAGACTCCCTACAATTTGCCTATAGGTCTAAACGAGGGGTAGAGGATGCAGTAGCGACTCTCTTACACTTAGTACTTCAGCATTTGGAAAAGCCGAAAACATttgttaaattactttttattgatttttcatcTGCTTTTAATACTATTCAGCCACATATTTTAGTCGAAAAACTCATAAATGAATTTGGGCTGGATCTTAGTCTTGTAGGATGGATTTTAGATTTCCT
The Onychostoma macrolepis isolate SWU-2019 chromosome 11, ASM1243209v1, whole genome shotgun sequence genome window above contains:
- the ccl44 gene encoding chemokine (C-C motif) ligand 44; its protein translation is MFLQTVSILFLSAVLFGCLEGKGVQMQRDVQCCMQYSHGKVRTKDVLRYERQTEGPDCSIRAIILYTKKAVKCADPRDRKVKRLLRKLNQRLGAKARRTMWLHPHMNLPVMSEVAVVNSQKMNKTK